A DNA window from Trichomycterus rosablanca isolate fTriRos1 chromosome 11, fTriRos1.hap1, whole genome shotgun sequence contains the following coding sequences:
- the dcun1d5 gene encoding DCN1-like protein 5: MPVKKKRKSSGSEDPSIRKCKITSYCRTQTPGRLINPEDQFSSKKCLAWFYEYAGQDDVVGPEGMEKFCEDIGVEPENIVMLVLAWKLEAPNMGFFTKEEWLKGMSSLQCDCTERLQGKLDYLRSQLNDATAFRNIYRYAFDFARDKDQRSLDMDTAKSMLALILGRTWPLFPVFHQFLEQSKYKVMNKDQWYNVLEFSRTVNSDLTNYDEDGAWPVMLDEFVEWYKARLTS; this comes from the exons ATGcctgtaaaaaagaaaagaaagtccTCTGGTTCAGAAGACCCCAGCATCCGGAAGTGCAAAATTACCAG CTACTGTAGAACCCAGACTCCAGGAAGACTGATAAACCCTGAAGATCAGTTCTCCAGCAAAAAGTGCCTCGCATGGTTTTATGAGTATGCAG GGCAAGATGATGTGGTAGGACCAGAGGGTATGGAGAAATTCTGTGAAGATATCGGAGTAGAGCCAGAGAAT atTGTCATGTTAGTCTTAGCGTGGAAATTAGAAGCACCAAATATGGGATTTTTTACTAAAGAAGAGTGGCTGAAGGGAATGAGCTCACTGCA ATGTGACTGCACCGAGCGGTTACAAGGGAAGCTCGACTACCTGCGCTCTCAACTCAACGATGCAACCGCGTTCAGGAACATTTACAGATATGCCTTCGACTTTGCCAGG GATAAAGATCAGCGTAGTCTAGACATGGACACTGCTAAATCAATGTTGGCGTTGATTCTTGGAAGAACGTGGCCCCTGTTTCCTGTCTTTCATCAGTTTTTGGAG CAATCCAAATATAAGGTGATGAACAAGGACCAGTGGTACAACGTGTTAGAGTTCAGCCGCACTGTAAACTCAGACCTCACTAACTATGATGAGGACGGAGCCT GGCCGGTGATGCTGGACGAGTTTGTGGAGTGGTATAAAGCCAGACTGACTTCATAG